The proteins below are encoded in one region of Metallibacterium scheffleri:
- the rfaD gene encoding ADP-glyceromanno-heptose 6-epimerase — protein MRIIVTGAAGFIGSNLVQALNARGIDDIIAVDDLEQGDKFRNLVDLRIADYIDKREFYAAFARGRYGKVEAVFHQGACSDTMQHDGRYMLDNNYRDSRMLLEASQMRGTRLLYASSAATYGDGAHGFHEAPECEAPLNVYGYSKLLFDQVVRRALPGARSQVIGFRYFNVYGAREQHKGRMASVAFHHFNQFREHGKVKLFGAYNGYHAGMQERDFVWVRDVVAVNLWAFEHGAVSGVFNLGSGRAQPFNDIALSTVNTLRALGGEKVLPLAALVQGGLIEYMDFPDVLVGKYQCHTQADLGALRAAGCAHVFAPVEQGVAAYVRELAAA, from the coding sequence ATGCGCATCATCGTCACCGGCGCGGCCGGTTTCATCGGCAGCAATCTGGTGCAGGCGCTGAACGCGCGTGGCATCGACGACATCATCGCGGTGGATGATCTGGAGCAGGGCGACAAGTTTCGCAATCTGGTCGATTTGCGCATCGCGGATTACATCGACAAGCGCGAGTTCTACGCGGCCTTCGCGCGTGGCCGTTACGGCAAGGTCGAAGCGGTGTTCCATCAGGGCGCCTGCTCGGACACCATGCAGCACGACGGTCGCTACATGCTGGACAACAACTATCGCGACAGCCGCATGTTGCTGGAAGCCAGCCAGATGCGCGGCACGCGGTTGCTGTATGCCAGTTCGGCGGCGACCTACGGCGACGGCGCGCACGGTTTTCACGAAGCGCCTGAATGCGAGGCGCCGCTCAACGTCTACGGGTATTCCAAGCTGCTGTTCGATCAGGTCGTGCGTCGCGCATTGCCCGGGGCGCGCAGCCAGGTGATCGGCTTCCGCTATTTCAATGTGTACGGCGCGCGCGAGCAGCACAAGGGGCGCATGGCCTCGGTGGCTTTCCACCATTTCAATCAGTTCCGCGAGCATGGCAAGGTGAAGCTGTTCGGTGCCTACAACGGTTACCACGCGGGTATGCAGGAACGCGATTTCGTGTGGGTGCGCGACGTCGTCGCGGTGAACCTCTGGGCCTTCGAGCATGGCGCGGTCAGTGGCGTGTTCAACCTTGGCAGTGGACGCGCGCAGCCGTTCAACGACATCGCGCTGAGCACGGTCAATACCCTGCGCGCGCTCGGCGGCGAAAAGGTCTTGCCGCTGGCGGCGTTGGTGCAGGGCGGCCTGATCGAATACATGGATTTTCCGGATGTCCTGGTGGGCAAGTACCAGTGTCACACCCAGGCCGACCTGGGTGCCTTGCGCGCGGCTGGCTGCGCGCATGTATTCGCGCCGGTCGAACAGGGTGTGGCGGCCTATGTGCGTGAGCTGGCCGCGGCGTGA